TCCTCGCCACCGACCTGCCTCCCGGCGAGTACACCGTCCAGTTCGAGCTGGAGGGCATCAAGCCCATCACCCGCAAGCTCGTGGTGCGCCAGGGTGAGACGAGCCCGTTGAACGTGACGTGGAACGTCGAGTCGGACATGGAGGAGAACATCGTCGTCGAGTACGAGTCTCCCGGCACGCGTCCCGAGTCCACCCAGTCCGGCGCGGTGCTCTCCGCGACGGGCCAGTCCAAGCTCGCCTCCGGCCGCAGCTACCAGGCCGTGGCCCAGCAGGTAGCCGGTGTGAGCGGCGGCAGCAACCCGGACATCCGGGGTGCCAACGCCATCATGAACCGCTACCTGATCGATGGAATGGACATCACCGATCCGGTGACGAACACGTTCTCGTCGAACATCAACTTCGACTCCATCTCCTCCTTCTCCATCATCACCGGAGGCATGGAGGCGCAGTACAACTCGATGGGCGGCGTCATCAACGTCATCTCGGCCCAGGGCTCGGATGAGTTCCACGCGGACGCCTCGTTCTACGCCAACCACTACCTGCTGTCGGTGCCGCCGCAGTTCGGCTCGAACCTGTACGAGGGCTACAAGCCCTTCAACACCACGGTTCGTCCCCCCACCCAGAGCTACCAGGGCAACGTCAACATCAGCGGCCCCATCCTCAAGGAGAAGCTCTGGTACGCGTTGTCCTACCAGTACTCCAACAACCAGGCCTCCTCGCCCGCGGGCCCGCCACTCAACCTCCAGGCGCCCAACCGCGAGTTCATCGGGCACTACGTGCGCGGCAAGCTGACGTGGGCCCCGGGCTCGCGCAGCCGTGTCACCCTGTCCGCCCTGACGGACCCGGCCAGCATTCCCTTCGCCGACTTCAGCGGATCCCTCGCCAACTCGGTGACGCCGTTCGCCGCCCGCTTCCAGTCACAGGGTGGATGGCTCGGCAACCTCACGTGGGAGTACTTCCCCACGGCGGAGACGACCTACAAGGCCATGGTCGGCGCCCAGACGAACACCATCCGCTCCGGACCCCAGGGCGTCTTCGGCACCTTCGACCTGGCCGCCATCCGCAACAGCTACAACGACCCCACGCTCTCGTACGACCCCAATCGTCCGCAGCACACCAACGACGATGACGGCACGGTCTGGTTCAACGACTCCGACATCACCTCGGACGCGCGCTACACGCTGAGCACGGACCTGTCCGTGGCCCACCGCACGACCCTGTTCGGTCAGCGCCACGAGGCGCAGGCGGGTTTCCAGGGCCGCTTCATCCAGCGCAACTTCAGCTTCGAGGTGCCCGGCGGACGGACGTACACCGACGCGGGCGGCGGTCCCGGCCAGGCCGGTCTGTGCCTTCCCGAGATCGGCCAGACCGACGGCTGCAACTACTACGCCGAGACTCCCGCCTACAACACCGTCGAGCGCGGCCTGGGCGCCGGCCTCTACGTCCAGGATCGCTGGAAGCCGGTGGACTGGGTCACC
This window of the Cystobacter fuscus DSM 2262 genome carries:
- a CDS encoding TonB-dependent receptor; this translates as MKSRNIKWLHLALALSLGGSGAAFGADVITGRIDGRLRESGTQAPLPGAKVTLTSPALIGGSKVIATAPDGYFLATDLPPGEYTVQFELEGIKPITRKLVVRQGETSPLNVTWNVESDMEENIVVEYESPGTRPESTQSGAVLSATGQSKLASGRSYQAVAQQVAGVSGGSNPDIRGANAIMNRYLIDGMDITDPVTNTFSSNINFDSISSFSIITGGMEAQYNSMGGVINVISAQGSDEFHADASFYANHYLLSVPPQFGSNLYEGYKPFNTTVRPPTQSYQGNVNISGPILKEKLWYALSYQYSNNQASSPAGPPLNLQAPNREFIGHYVRGKLTWAPGSRSRVTLSALTDPASIPFADFSGSLANSVTPFAARFQSQGGWLGNLTWEYFPTAETTYKAMVGAQTNTIRSGPQGVFGTFDLAAIRNSYNDPTLSYDPNRPQHTNDDDGTVWFNDSDITSDARYTLSTDLSVAHRTTLFGQRHEAQAGFQGRFIQRNFSFEVPGGRTYTDAGGGPGQAGLCLPEIGQTDGCNYYAETPAYNTVERGLGAGLYVQDRWKPVDWVTIMPGLRFDYGYTRDAAGRVAGQLAGFGPRLGAVLDLTRDSKTIFSAFYGRSNETLSLLAAANASPSAKTDYYAYDPATGTFDYSSSEGGPGATEVDRKNHTPPHSDEILLSLRRQIGKNTGLSVEYTYKNLANIWDAVETNQIWDPSGTRVIGYKNGVATPVYLFTRPDSNWIKYQSVDLILDGRPTPELEFYAAYTLSFRYGPGNESMGQLSTGIGQYDNPRQSQFYTGYSLGDTRHQIKLLGSYTWKGLSIGPSFSYASGATRAKRYNTANPNISGYVLRSPVGTTPGTPNDPTQIAEFRLPDTITANARISYDFSELTGQKFALIADVFNVFNLGAPTGLVTTENVGATSNFGLASARQQPLRVQLALRYQY